From the Leifsonia sp. AG29 genome, one window contains:
- a CDS encoding phytanoyl-CoA dioxygenase family protein encodes MTLNTTAVGTDRAYHLTAEEIAQFDEQGYLILRNRIPADLLARLQSAADRWIEEGSSLPEGDDRAADYQWANRPTGRVMFRVDYLHNKGESASLELLGSPAVLGIAESLAGPDFVPTYESLVFKKAGDGAPISWHQDAVHPRTHRIFNIDVYLDPSRKGEGALRVAPGSHKQPVDVCQLEEEYGWDAPGVIQAELEPGDVLVHDVMVVHGSEAVLGNRLRRTIYYEFRAAEQILSEGPWDAEWVDRRLRLLPVALEEHARANPGAEGFAWNISPELKPAPAGDREAELRIAHLVHSPGSYCSAGSVPFTS; translated from the coding sequence ATGACACTGAACACCACCGCTGTCGGGACGGATCGCGCGTACCACCTGACCGCCGAAGAGATCGCGCAGTTCGACGAGCAGGGCTATCTGATCCTGCGCAACCGGATCCCGGCCGACCTCCTCGCCCGCCTGCAGAGCGCGGCCGACCGCTGGATCGAGGAGGGGTCCTCCCTTCCCGAGGGCGACGATCGCGCGGCCGACTACCAGTGGGCGAACCGCCCGACCGGCCGCGTCATGTTCCGGGTCGACTACCTGCACAACAAGGGCGAGAGCGCCTCCCTCGAGCTGCTGGGGTCGCCGGCGGTGCTCGGCATCGCCGAGAGCCTGGCCGGCCCCGACTTCGTGCCCACCTACGAGTCGCTCGTCTTCAAGAAGGCGGGCGACGGTGCCCCGATCAGCTGGCACCAGGACGCCGTCCACCCGCGGACGCACCGCATCTTCAACATCGACGTCTACCTCGACCCGTCGCGGAAGGGCGAGGGCGCGCTCCGCGTCGCGCCCGGCTCGCACAAGCAGCCGGTCGACGTGTGCCAGCTCGAGGAGGAGTACGGCTGGGACGCTCCCGGCGTCATCCAGGCGGAGCTCGAGCCCGGCGACGTCCTCGTGCACGACGTCATGGTCGTGCACGGCTCGGAGGCGGTGCTCGGCAACCGCCTGCGCCGCACGATCTACTACGAGTTCCGCGCGGCGGAGCAGATCCTCTCCGAGGGCCCGTGGGACGCCGAGTGGGTCGACCGCCGCCTGCGCCTCCTCCCTGTCGCCCTGGAGGAGCATGCCCGCGCCAACCCCGGCGCCGAGGGCTTCGCATGGAACATCTCCCCCGAGCTGAAGCCCGCACCGGCCGGCGATCGGGAGGCGGAGCTCCGCATCGCCCACCTGGTGCACAGCCCCGGCTCGTACTGCAGCGCGGGCAGCGTGCCCTTCACGTCCTGA
- a CDS encoding PadR family transcriptional regulator has translation MSGSFTAGGFGAGPGAEGMWQAFEQLRSQFEKKVGGRMGRGDVRAAVLALLAEKPMHGYQIIREIEERSGGAWKPSAGSVYPTLQLLADEGLITAEESNGRKTYALTEAGRAAAEEAGAAPWETGPSSDTMGFGPLPKAGIDLAQAVAQVRRTGTPEQIQEAVTVLDEARRRLYAILAQG, from the coding sequence ATGAGCGGTTCGTTCACGGCCGGCGGTTTCGGTGCCGGCCCCGGGGCAGAGGGCATGTGGCAGGCGTTCGAGCAGCTGCGGTCCCAGTTCGAGAAGAAGGTCGGCGGCCGGATGGGGCGCGGCGATGTCCGCGCCGCGGTCCTCGCCCTCCTGGCCGAGAAGCCGATGCACGGGTATCAGATCATCCGCGAGATCGAGGAGCGCAGCGGCGGCGCCTGGAAGCCGAGCGCCGGGTCGGTCTATCCGACACTGCAGCTGCTGGCCGATGAGGGGCTGATCACGGCGGAGGAGTCCAACGGGCGCAAGACGTACGCGCTCACCGAGGCCGGGCGAGCCGCCGCAGAGGAGGCGGGAGCCGCACCCTGGGAGACCGGTCCCTCCAGTGACACCATGGGGTTCGGTCCGCTGCCCAAGGCGGGCATCGACCTGGCCCAGGCCGTCGCGCAGGTCCGGAGGACGGGAACGCCCGAGCAGATCCAGGAGGCGGTGACCGTGCTCGACGAGGCACGTCGCCGGCTCTACGCGATCCTCGCCCAGGGCTGA
- a CDS encoding helix-turn-helix domain-containing protein: MLSSVSASGSFGLSCWSGDPAAMGLPHIHDDIEINLSSGALEYLIGGERVAVPAGSLLLFWAAQPHQLIEAEAGRRMHWVTIPLRMLLEWRLPPAFQGRLFAGEVFLLDAEALGVDERRLEQWEAELAGDAFERETARLDLRVQVRRVAAGAARASGAVASEPERRIELVTRMADYVTTHALEQVSVAEVARSVSLHPTYAMTLFKRVLGVTIGDYATTCRIQEAQRRLITTADSVAAIAHDVGYSSLSQFHAKFRSIVGVSPGAYRRGRTGE; the protein is encoded by the coding sequence ATGTTGTCGTCGGTCAGTGCGTCGGGTTCGTTCGGGCTCAGCTGCTGGTCGGGCGACCCGGCGGCGATGGGCCTGCCGCACATCCACGACGACATCGAGATCAACCTGAGCTCTGGCGCGCTCGAGTACCTCATCGGCGGAGAGCGGGTGGCGGTGCCGGCCGGGTCCCTCCTCCTCTTCTGGGCGGCCCAGCCGCATCAGCTGATCGAGGCCGAGGCGGGCCGGCGGATGCACTGGGTGACGATCCCGCTGCGCATGCTGCTCGAGTGGAGGCTGCCGCCGGCGTTCCAGGGCCGGCTGTTCGCGGGCGAGGTGTTCCTGCTCGACGCGGAGGCGCTGGGGGTCGACGAGCGGCGGCTCGAGCAGTGGGAGGCGGAGCTCGCGGGCGATGCGTTCGAGCGGGAGACGGCGCGGCTCGATCTGCGGGTGCAGGTGCGCCGGGTGGCGGCCGGGGCGGCGCGGGCCTCCGGAGCGGTCGCCTCCGAGCCGGAACGCCGCATCGAGCTCGTCACCCGCATGGCCGACTATGTGACGACGCACGCACTCGAACAGGTGTCGGTCGCCGAGGTCGCCCGCTCGGTGAGCCTCCACCCGACGTACGCGATGACGCTGTTCAAGCGCGTGCTCGGGGTCACCATCGGGGACTACGCGACGACCTGCCGCATCCAGGAGGCGCAGCGCCGGCTGATCACGACGGCTGACTCGGTCGCGGCGATCGCGCACGATGTCGGATATTCGTCGCTCAGTCAGTTCCACGCGAAGTTCCGGAGCATCGTCGGGGTGAGCCCGGGGGCGTACCGGCGCGGCCGCACCGGGGAGTGA